A single genomic interval of Salmo trutta chromosome 13, fSalTru1.1, whole genome shotgun sequence harbors:
- the LOC115205314 gene encoding tetraspanin-7: protein MSPPSRRLQTKPVITCLKTFLISYSLIFWFTGVILLAVGVWGKVSLEAYFQLASEKSTNAPYVLIGTGAIIIIFGLFGCFATCRGSPWMLKLYAMFLVLVFVAEFVAGISGFLFRHEIKAVLGGAYKDAVTNYNTTDPKSSAVDTIQKTLHCCGVESYEDWNTTKYFKDQGIPESCCKENAVCTVEDLKDLDKARDVVYDTGCFSKVTTLMESNLGIIAGISFGIAFFQLIGVFLACCLSRYITNNQYEMV from the exons ATGTCTCCCCCATCAAGAAGGCTTCAAACTAAACCAGTGATTACATGTCTCAAGACCTTTCTTATATCTTACAGTCTCATATTTTGG TTTACAGGGGTTATCCTTCTGGCAGTTGGAGTATGGGGGAAGGTGAGCCTGGAAGCTTATTTCCAGCTGGCCTCTGAGAAGAGCACCAACGCACCATATGTCCTCATCGGGACTGGAGCCATCATCATCATTTTTGGCCTGTTTGGTTGCTTCGCTACATGCCGCGGTAGCCCATGGATGCTGAAGCTG TATGCCATGTTCCTGGTGCTGGTGTTCGTAGCTGAGTTTGTGGCCGGCATCTCTGGCTTCTTATTCAGACATGAG ATAAAGGCTGTATTAGGTGGTGCCTATAAAGACGCTGTGACCAACTACAATACCACTGACCCCAAAAGCTCTGCGGTTGACACCATCCAGAAGACT TTGCACTGCTGTGGAGTGGAAAGTTATGAGGACTGGAACACAACAAAGTACTTCAAAGACCAAGGCATCCCTGAGAGCTGTTGCAAAGAGAACGCTGTCTGCACTGTCGAGGACCTCAAGGACCTTGACAAGGCTCGCGACGTTGTGTATGACACG GGCTGCTTCTCAAAGGTGACCACTTTGATGGAGTCTAACCTGGGAATCATTGCTGGAATATCTTTTGGAATTGCATTCTTCCAG CTCATTGGGGTGTTCTTGGCCTGCTGCTTGTCTCGATACATCACCAACAACCAGTACGAGATGGTCTAG